Proteins encoded by one window of Epinephelus moara isolate mb chromosome 18, YSFRI_EMoa_1.0, whole genome shotgun sequence:
- the tbc1d17 gene encoding TBC1 domain family member 17, producing the protein MEQNVEDYKLIFEKEGVYLHTNAKRSNQDTTIPGFIRIVERAGVPALEWSPLEDEGRSAPAVLYTKKDGEGGEEDTNFDPGYEPDWAVISTVKKDREHVPVKDSGQWSFSLPLSELYSLRRARFSLGRNFLVLTSRGGHPLPPLHFHRGGTRELFRALQRYIILDQSPVDGRLFLAYPHDSGALSQSFDKLQLLDDGGSDLVSRFIQDPYATTFGGFSKVTNFFRAALRPPGSPSHLRTAQDPSLPPQSDEEPGFELITCGIELGPRPDVTRGQPLNKWEEFLDSEGRVQNPERIRELVFRGGVIPSLRKEVWKFLLGFYPWNSTFKEREDILRVKTDEYFRMKVQWKSVSEEQEMRNSLLRGYRSLIERDVSRTDRHNTFFSGNDNPGLTLLHDVLMTYCMYNFDLGYVQGMSDLLSPLLFVTQNEVESFWCLTGFMELVHQNFEESQEAMKQQLLQLSILLKALDPELCDFLDSQDSGSLCFCFRWLLIWFKREFSFEDILIMWEVLWTRLPCDNFHLLIACSILESQRGELIGSDHDFNTILKHINELTMKLDLQSILRGAEAIYLQLTQCKELPLKVQQVLGLYTPSTSEEDSPDSQASETQRLLCESPAGAASSDSACGPTYP; encoded by the exons ATGGAGCAAAACGTTGAGGATTACAAG TTGATATTTGAGAAGGAGGGAGTGTACCTCCACACAAATGCCAAGAGGAGTAACCAGGACACCACCATCCCAGGGTTCATCCGCATTGTTGAACGA GCCGGGGTGCCAGCTTTAGAGTGGAGCCCACTGGAGGATGAAGGTCGCAGTGCCCCTGCTGTACTCTACACTAAAAAG GACGGAGAAGGAGGGGAAGAGGATACAAACTTTGACCCTGGGTATGAGCCAGACTGGGCAGTTATCAGCACAGTGAAGAAAGATCGAGAACATGTCCCAGTCAAAGACTCAG GTCAGTGGTCGTTCTCTCTGCCTCTATCAGAGTTATACTCTCTTCGGAGGGCTCGGTTCTCTTTGGGGCGAAACTTCCTGGTGCTGACGAGTAGAGGGGGCCACCCACTGCCTCCTCTGCACTTCCACAGAGGAGGAACCAGGGAGCTGTTTAGGGCCCTTCAGCGTTACATCATCCTGGACCA ATCACCGGTTGATGGGCGGCTCTTCCTCGCCTACCCTCATGACTCAGGCGCTCTCTCTCAGTCCTTTGATAAGCTGCAGCTCCTTGATGACGGAGGCTCAGATCTTGTTTCG AGATTTATCCAGGACCCATATGCCACCACATTTGGTGGATTTTCCAAAGTCACCAATTTCTTTAGGGCGGCACTTCGACCTCCAGGATCCCCCAGCCACTTGCGTACCGCTCAGGATCCTAGTTTGCCCCCCCAGTCTGATGAAGAGCCTGGATTCGAACTCATCACTTGT GGGATAGAGCTTGGCCCCAGACCAGACGTAACCAGGGGACAACCTCTGAACAAATGGGAAGAGTTTCTGGACTCAGAGGGGCGAGTGCAGAACCCAGAGAGGATCAGAGAGCTTGTTTTTAGAGGG GGTGTCATACCATCCCTGAGGAAGGAGGTATGGAAGTTCCTTCTGGGCTTTTATCCATGGAACAGCACGTTCAAGGAAAGAGAGGACATTCTGCGGGTCAAAAC GGACGAGTACTTCAGGATGAAGGTGCAGTGGAAGTCAGTCAGTGAAGAGCAGGAGATGAGGAACTCGCTCCTCAGAGGATACAGAAGCCTGATAG agagagatgtcAGCAGGACAGACCGACACAATACATTCTTCTCTGGGAACGACAATCCAGGACTGACTCTGCTGCATGATGTGCTGATGACATACTGCATGTACAACTTTGATCTTG GCTACGTCCAGGGGATGAGTGatctcctttctcctctcctgttcGTCACCCAGAACGAGGTGGAATCCTTCTGGTGTCTGACAGGCTTCATGGAGCTGGTG CACCAGAACTTTGAAGAGTCTCAGGAGGCCATGAAGCAGCAGCTCCTTCAGCTCAGTATcctgctgaaggctctggacccGGAGCTATGTGACTTCCTGG ACTCTCAGGACAGCggctctctgtgcttctgtttcCGCTGGCTGCTCATCTGGTTCAAGAGAGAGTTTTCCTTCGAGGACATCCTCATCATGTGGGAG GTTCTTTGGACTCGTCTGCCATGTGACAACTTCCATCTCCTGATCGCCTGTTCAATCCTGGAGTCTCAGAGAGGAGAGCTGATTGGCTCAGACCACGACTTTAACACTAttctgaag CACATCAATGAGCTGACGATGAAGTTGGACTTGCAGAGTATTCTGCGTGGAGCAGAGGCCATCTACCTACAGCTGACTCAGTGCAAG GAGCTTCCCCTCAAGGTGCAGCAGGTCCTGGGTCTCTACACTCCCTCCACCTCTGAGGAGGACAGCCCAGACTCCCAGGCCAGCGAGACACAACGCCTCCTCTGCGAGTCCCCTGCAGGAGCTGCCTCATCTGATTCAGCATGCGGTCCCACCTATCCTTAA
- the akt1s1 gene encoding uncharacterized protein akt1s1: protein MASITQSSDPEIPDNHKESWLALLSAAETYCQKSGCDLAIITACKKFRTSAGGGDGMRKRESSSAFPKECDFSYNVWGQGFLAESARRYMDDIGVLHSTTMLTTQKHTRQAGGEGGTKLVVDLTSDPGHRGSFTGDGGMGGVSPNSRLYSQSYPSIYSSGAVTGQGNGQNGNGERELEKSVLEAERGRQRSGIVDLEEECEDEEEEEEDMDERRPYGNESAGVFSMDEDSLSRDCEPFFESDGEEESTDGSLSEDAPPPTRGMAMGHAAYSSRHAHSMALARSLPVTVPVWGCRGNRAQGDSNSGERVGCADLEHIAASMKALLAPGATDGTEMFGALPRPRLNTGDFSLKH from the exons ATGGCCTCCATCACCCAGTCATCCGATCCTGAGATCCCAGATAACCACAAGGAGAGCTGGCTGGCACTACTTTCTGCTGCGGAAACGTACTGCCAAAAGTCTGGCTGCGACCTGGCTATAATTACAGCATGCAAGAAGTTCCGGACATCGGCTGGAGGCGGAGATGGGATGAGGAAACGGGAGAGCAGCAGTGCCTTTCCTAAGGAGTGTGATTTCTCCTACAATGTATGGGGTCAGGGGTTCCTGGCTGAGTCGGCACGCCGCTACATGGACGACATCGGTGTGCTGCACTCCACGACCATGCTAACAACCCAAAAGCACACACGCCAGGcggggggagagggaggaacCAAGCTAGTGGTtgatctgacctctgaccccggACACAGGGGG AGCTTTACAGGAGATGGCGGCATGGGCGGAGTCAGTCCTAATAGCAGACTGTATTCCCAAAGCTACCCGTCAATCTACAGCTCAGGAGCTGTGACCGGGCAGGGCAATGGGCAGAATGGTAATGGAGAGAGGGAGCTGGAGAAGAGCGTTCTAGAGGCCGAACGGGGGAGACAGAGATCTGGGATTGTGGACTTGGAAGAGGAGTGTgaggacgaggaagaggaggaggaggacatggaTGAGAGGAGGCCCTATGGAAATGAAAGTGCTG GTGTCTTCTCCATGGACGAGGACTCGCTGTCTCGGGACTGCGAGCCATTCTTTGAGTCTGACGGCGAGGAGGAGAGCACTGATG GCTCTCTGAGTGAGGATGCTCCTCCACCGACACGTGGCATGGCCATGGGTCATGCTGCGTACTCTTCTCGTCATGCCCATTCCATGGCTCTGGCCCGCTCGCTGCCTGTAACTGTGCCTGTGTGGggctgcagaggaaacagagctCAAGGAGACAGCAACAGTGGAGAGCGG GTGGGCTGTGCTGACCTGGAGCACATTGCTGCCAGCATGAAGGCCCTGCTGGCCCCCGGAGCCACCGATGGGACTGAAATGTTTGGAGCCCTGCCTCGGCCCCGTCTCAACACAGGGGACTTCTCCCTCAAGcactga
- the zgc:195001 gene encoding tripartite motif-containing protein 16 has protein sequence MPTSAVSTKGIMPVPKKAGGKNNTAEVKPPPYEPNIPEPTTRADFMKHWLPLSLDDKTAQKLLWISEGGSKVARTSDAVCPYPNRPERYEHSPQVLCKEGLMGFRGYWEVDYDGWVVIGVVLESAPRRVQEGRGPCGLGENNGSWGVGWSGSCYQVWHNSENVDIALPASTTIGVYVDQPAGVIKFLTVEGEGEKEVRLIHKFKAELQEKIFPGFWVGTNSFCLLRKKDQ, from the exons GAGGAAAAAACAATACTGCAGAAG TGAAGCCGCCACCATATGAGCCAAACATCCCTGAACCCACCACCAGGGCTGACTTCATGAAAC ACTGGCTCCCGCTCTCTCTGGATGATAAAACTGCACAGAAACTGTTGTGGATTTCAGAGGGTGGGTCTAAGGTGGCCCGTACATCAGATGCCGTCTGCCCATATCCCAACAGGCCTGAGAGATATGAACACTCACCACAG GTGCTGTGTAAGGAGGGTCTGATGGGCTTCAGAGGGTACTGGGAGGTGGACTACGATGGCTGGGTGGTGATCGGGGTGGTCTTGGAGAGCGCACCTCGGAGGGTCCAGGAAGGGCGCGGACCCTGCGGCCTCGGGGAGAACAACGGCTCCTGGGGCGTCGGCTGGTCCGGCTCCTGCTACCAAGTGTGGCACAACAGCGAGAACGTGGACATTGCGCTCCCCGCCTCCACCACCATAGGTGTGTACGTCGACCAGCCCGCAGGCGTCATCAAGTTCCTGACGGTAGAGGGTGAGGGCGAGAAGGAGGTGCGGCTGATCCACAAGTTCAAAGCAGAGCTCCAGGAGAAGATTTTCCCTGGGTTCTGGGTTGGCACAAATTCGTTCTGCCTTCTTCGGAAAAAGGATCAGTGA